Proteins encoded together in one Micromonospora kangleipakensis window:
- a CDS encoding inositol monophosphatase family protein encodes MIRSAPPTQELLEIAIDVARDAAATAHRMRAEGVSVAATKSTVTDVVTAADRAVERQVLDALRKLRPDDAVLGEEYGAGETGPVEAGGVRWIVDPIDGTVNYLYGLPYCAVSLAAEVDGEVVAGVVRNVATGEEWTATAGGGAWRDGERLRCSTETDLGQALVATGFGYDPGRRAHQARVLAELIPHVRDIRRMGAAALDLCLAAEGRVDAYYEKGLAAWDQAAGGLVATEAGLRVAGLEGRPAGPDLVIAAPPALFAPLHTRLAALDASGGP; translated from the coding sequence ATGATCCGCTCGGCGCCGCCGACGCAGGAACTGCTGGAGATCGCGATCGACGTCGCCCGGGACGCGGCCGCCACCGCGCACCGGATGCGGGCCGAGGGGGTTTCGGTCGCCGCGACCAAGAGCACGGTCACCGACGTGGTCACCGCCGCCGACCGGGCCGTGGAGCGGCAGGTGCTCGACGCCCTGCGCAAGCTCCGCCCGGACGACGCGGTGCTCGGCGAGGAGTACGGCGCGGGGGAGACCGGGCCGGTCGAGGCGGGCGGGGTCCGCTGGATCGTCGACCCCATCGACGGCACCGTGAACTACCTGTACGGGCTGCCGTACTGCGCGGTCTCCCTCGCCGCCGAGGTGGACGGGGAGGTGGTCGCCGGCGTGGTCCGCAACGTGGCCACCGGCGAGGAGTGGACCGCCACCGCGGGCGGCGGCGCCTGGCGGGACGGCGAGCGGCTGCGCTGCTCCACCGAGACCGACCTGGGCCAGGCGCTGGTCGCCACCGGCTTCGGGTACGACCCCGGCCGGCGGGCGCACCAGGCCCGGGTGCTCGCCGAGCTGATCCCGCACGTCCGGGACATCCGCCGGATGGGTGCGGCGGCGCTGGACCTCTGCCTGGCCGCCGAGGGCCGGGTCGACGCCTACTACGAGAAGGGGCTGGCGGCCTGGGACCAGGCGGCCGGCGGGCTGGTCGCCACCGAGGCGGGGCTGCGGGTGGCCGGACTGGAGGGCCGGCCCGCCGGCCCCGACCTGGTCATCGCCGCGCCGCCGGCGCTGTTCGCGCCGCTGCACACCCGGCTGGCCGCCCTGGACGCATCCGGCGGCCCCTGA
- a CDS encoding LytR C-terminal domain-containing protein, with translation MRALVVVGLLAVLALVFVVVALVRDSQGKVGTAEGCPDGWPLADVTLREPKDVKINVYNATDEAGLAGSVADDFRNRKFQVKKEGNAAKGVDDVAVLRFGPKGVGSAHLLRAYFLNNAERAYDPKRKDDTVDVVLGNGFQQLATTTEVNQSLGDLGSPVAPPGSCPMPVDDK, from the coding sequence GTGCGGGCACTCGTTGTCGTCGGTCTGCTGGCGGTCCTCGCCCTGGTCTTCGTCGTCGTCGCCCTGGTACGCGACAGCCAGGGCAAGGTGGGCACGGCGGAGGGCTGCCCCGACGGCTGGCCGCTGGCCGACGTGACCCTGCGCGAGCCGAAGGACGTCAAAATCAACGTCTACAACGCCACCGACGAGGCGGGCCTGGCCGGCAGCGTGGCCGACGACTTCCGCAACCGTAAGTTCCAGGTCAAGAAGGAAGGCAACGCCGCGAAGGGCGTCGACGACGTCGCCGTGCTCCGTTTCGGGCCGAAGGGCGTCGGCTCCGCGCACCTGCTGCGGGCCTATTTTCTGAACAACGCCGAGCGGGCGTACGACCCGAAGCGCAAGGACGACACGGTCGACGTGGTCCTGGGCAACGGCTTCCAGCAGTTGGCCACCACCACCGAGGTCAACCAGTCCCTCGGTGACCTCGGCTCGCCGGTGGCGCCTCCCGGCTCCTGCCCCATGCCGGTCGACGACAAGTAA
- a CDS encoding DUF4193 domain-containing protein — MATDYDAPRRDEVDLGEDSLEELKARRVDSQSGAVDVDEAEVAESFELPGADLADEELTVKVLPMQQDEFRCARCFLVHHRSQLAVERNGELICRECV; from the coding sequence ATGGCCACCGACTACGACGCCCCGCGTCGCGACGAGGTCGACCTCGGCGAGGACAGCCTCGAAGAGCTCAAGGCCCGGCGGGTCGACTCACAGTCGGGCGCCGTGGACGTCGACGAGGCCGAGGTGGCCGAGAGCTTCGAGCTGCCCGGCGCCGACCTGGCCGACGAGGAGCTCACGGTCAAGGTCCTACCGATGCAGCAGGACGAGTTCCGGTGCGCCCGCTGCTTCCTGGTCCACCACCGCAGCCAGCTGGCGGTCGAGCGCAACGGCGAGCTGATCTGCCGCGAGTGCGTCTGA
- a CDS encoding DUF3093 domain-containing protein: protein MSLSPSPSSAPAPSAAPPAYAERLGLPWWYWLAGLGLAGLLATELWMGATGLRSWLPFVLLLPAAVAALWWLGRIRVAVHDGELRVDDARLPVRFVADAVPLDAAGRREVLGVGADPLAFVVQRPWVGGAVQVVLDDPADPTPFWVVSSRHPVELAAAIMAARDAA, encoded by the coding sequence GTGAGCCTGTCGCCATCCCCGTCGTCCGCCCCGGCCCCGTCGGCGGCGCCCCCGGCGTACGCCGAGCGGCTCGGCCTGCCCTGGTGGTACTGGCTGGCCGGGCTCGGCCTGGCCGGGCTGCTCGCCACCGAGCTCTGGATGGGCGCCACCGGGCTGCGCTCCTGGCTGCCCTTCGTGCTGCTGCTGCCGGCGGCGGTGGCCGCCCTGTGGTGGCTGGGCCGGATCCGGGTCGCCGTCCACGACGGCGAGCTGCGGGTGGACGACGCCCGCCTGCCGGTGCGGTTCGTCGCCGACGCCGTCCCGCTGGACGCCGCCGGCCGCCGCGAGGTGCTCGGCGTGGGGGCCGACCCGCTCGCCTTCGTCGTGCAGCGACCCTGGGTCGGCGGCGCGGTCCAGGTGGTGCTGGACGACCCGGCCGACCCGACCCCGTTCTGGGTGGTCAGCTCCCGGCACCCGGTCGAGCTGGCGGCCGCGATCATGGCGGCCCGCGACGCCGCCTGA
- the dut gene encoding dUTP diphosphatase, whose translation MTDVVPVPVRQLDPELPLPAYAHPGDAGADLVAAADVELPPGGRALVPTGVALALPEGYVGLVHPRSGLAARLGVTVLNAPGTVDAGYRGEIMVNLINHDRDVPAKISRGDRIAQLVVQRVARAEFQPVAELPASRRGAGGHGSTGGHAGLVPAPADAAGRRDSADLAGRRTEEVAG comes from the coding sequence GTGACAGACGTCGTACCCGTGCCCGTACGGCAGCTCGACCCGGAGCTGCCGCTGCCGGCGTACGCCCATCCCGGCGACGCCGGCGCGGACCTGGTGGCCGCCGCGGACGTCGAGCTGCCGCCCGGCGGGCGGGCCCTGGTCCCCACCGGGGTGGCGCTCGCGCTGCCGGAGGGGTACGTCGGGCTGGTCCACCCCCGGTCGGGGCTGGCGGCCAGGCTCGGCGTGACGGTGCTGAACGCGCCCGGTACGGTCGACGCCGGCTACCGGGGTGAGATCATGGTCAACCTGATCAATCATGATCGGGACGTGCCGGCGAAGATCAGCCGTGGCGACCGGATCGCGCAGCTCGTCGTGCAGCGGGTGGCGCGGGCCGAGTTCCAGCCGGTGGCCGAGCTGCCCGCGTCCCGGCGCGGCGCCGGCGGGCACGGATCGACCGGCGGGCACGCCGGGCTGGTCCCGGCCCCGGCCGACGCCGCCGGGCGGCGGGATTCGGCGGACCTGGCCGGCAGGCGGACGGAAGAGGTGGCAGGGTGA
- a CDS encoding DUF3710 domain-containing protein has translation MIFSRKRAGGARHARDERTAEVLDSYDAEESSPETPSRGPYDASEAPDMPRLDLGSLQIPAVPEVEVRVQADPQGVIQQVVLVHGESALQLGVFAAPRSEGIWDEVREEIRQSLSNDGAAADEVEGEYGTELRARVRTPDGPTDLRFVGIDGPRWMVRGVYQGAAATDPTAAGPLAACLDGLVVDRGHEAKPVREPLPLRLPREMAEQATQENPAPGQREV, from the coding sequence GTGATCTTCTCCCGAAAGCGGGCCGGTGGCGCGCGGCACGCGCGTGACGAGCGGACCGCCGAGGTCCTCGACTCCTACGACGCCGAGGAGTCGAGCCCGGAGACGCCGTCCCGGGGCCCGTACGACGCCTCCGAGGCGCCCGACATGCCCCGGCTGGACCTGGGCAGCCTGCAGATCCCGGCGGTGCCCGAGGTCGAGGTCCGGGTGCAGGCCGACCCCCAGGGCGTGATCCAACAGGTCGTGCTCGTGCACGGGGAGAGCGCCCTGCAACTCGGCGTCTTCGCGGCGCCCCGCTCCGAGGGCATCTGGGACGAGGTGCGCGAGGAGATCCGGCAGTCGCTGTCCAACGACGGCGCCGCCGCCGACGAGGTCGAGGGGGAGTACGGCACCGAGCTGCGCGCCCGGGTCCGCACCCCGGACGGCCCGACCGACCTGCGTTTCGTCGGCATCGACGGGCCGCGCTGGATGGTCCGCGGCGTCTACCAGGGCGCGGCCGCCACCGACCCGACCGCGGCCGGCCCGCTGGCGGCCTGCCTCGACGGCCTGGTGGTCGACCGGGGGCACGAGGCGAAGCCGGTCCGCGAGCCGCTGCCGCTGCGGCTGCCCCGCGAGATGGCCGAGCAGGCCACCCAGGAGAATCCCGCACCCGGCCAGCGCGAGGTCTGA
- a CDS encoding OB-fold nucleic acid binding domain-containing protein translates to MTTDESRVSLRRILQRLTASEAEIEAQELRRESAQSGGMPARQCMRGQVVSVAGRLRTVVYTPRTNLPTLEADLYDGSDVVTLVWLGRRHIAGIEPGRHLTARGRVAVRDDRKVIYNPYYELESPK, encoded by the coding sequence ATGACGACCGACGAGAGCCGGGTGTCGCTGCGGCGCATCCTGCAACGGCTCACCGCGAGCGAGGCCGAGATCGAGGCGCAGGAGCTGCGCCGGGAGAGCGCCCAGTCCGGCGGCATGCCGGCCCGGCAGTGCATGCGGGGCCAGGTGGTCTCGGTCGCCGGGCGGCTCCGCACGGTGGTCTACACGCCCCGGACGAACCTGCCGACGCTGGAGGCGGACCTCTACGACGGCAGCGACGTGGTCACCCTGGTCTGGCTGGGCCGCCGGCACATCGCCGGCATCGAGCCGGGCCGGCACCTCACCGCCCGCGGCCGGGTGGCCGTACGGGACGACCGCAAGGTGATCTACAACCCGTACTACGAGCTGGAGTCGCCGAAGTGA
- a CDS encoding DUF3159 domain-containing protein, with amino-acid sequence MTTGQPRTTEPETGPPDDGRLPSLAEQMADQLGGWRGLVESSIPVVVFVLANVVGELRPAVIASVAVALLIAGLRLAQRRPVRHAVNGLFGIAIGAAIAWRTGDERDFYLPGILYGIGYGLALLISAAIRQPLVGWIWSVLVAKGRAEWRGDPRLVRTFTQLTVLWGVVWLAKVGVQAGLYLAHQDTALGVARLALGYPPYALLLLITVWTVRRVTRETAPEPLPGA; translated from the coding sequence GTGACGACGGGACAGCCCCGGACCACCGAGCCGGAGACCGGGCCGCCGGACGACGGACGGCTGCCCAGCCTCGCCGAGCAGATGGCCGACCAGCTCGGCGGCTGGCGCGGCCTGGTCGAGTCGAGCATCCCCGTGGTGGTCTTCGTGCTCGCCAACGTGGTGGGCGAGCTGCGCCCGGCGGTCATCGCCTCGGTGGCGGTGGCGCTGCTCATCGCCGGCCTGCGGCTGGCCCAGCGCCGGCCGGTCCGGCACGCGGTCAACGGGCTCTTCGGCATCGCGATCGGCGCGGCCATCGCCTGGCGTACCGGCGACGAGCGGGACTTCTACCTCCCCGGCATCCTCTACGGCATCGGCTACGGGCTCGCCCTGCTGATCTCGGCGGCGATCCGGCAGCCCCTGGTGGGCTGGATCTGGTCGGTGCTGGTCGCCAAGGGGCGCGCCGAGTGGCGGGGCGACCCGCGGCTGGTGCGCACCTTCACCCAGCTCACCGTGCTCTGGGGTGTGGTCTGGCTGGCCAAGGTGGGCGTGCAGGCCGGGCTCTACCTGGCCCACCAGGACACCGCGCTGGGCGTGGCCCGGCTGGCGCTGGGCTACCCGCCGTACGCGCTGCTGCTGCTCATCACGGTCTGGACGGTGCGTCGGGTGACCCGGGAGACCGCGCCGGAGCCGCTACCCGGCGCCTGA
- a CDS encoding potassium channel family protein, which yields MRIAIAGAGNVGRSIAQELIDNGHQVMLIERQPKMLRPDRVPAADWVLADACELASLEEANLAGCDVVVAATGDDKVNLVVSLLAKTEFAVPRVVARVNRAENEWLFTDQWGVDVAVSKPRVMAALVEEAVTVGDLVRLMTFRQGEANLVEITLPPTAPYVGQPIHAVPLPRDAALVAILRGKRVLVPSPDDPIEAGDELVFVCTAQVEDEVRAVILGPDSVERTRGKG from the coding sequence ATGCGCATCGCCATCGCCGGCGCGGGCAACGTCGGCCGGTCGATCGCCCAGGAGCTGATCGACAACGGCCACCAGGTGATGCTGATCGAGCGGCAGCCCAAGATGCTCCGCCCGGACCGGGTGCCGGCCGCCGATTGGGTGCTCGCCGACGCCTGCGAGCTGGCCAGCCTGGAGGAGGCCAACCTCGCCGGCTGCGACGTGGTGGTCGCCGCCACCGGGGACGACAAGGTCAACCTGGTGGTCTCGCTGCTGGCCAAGACCGAGTTCGCGGTGCCCCGGGTGGTCGCCCGGGTCAACCGGGCCGAGAACGAGTGGCTCTTCACCGACCAGTGGGGCGTCGACGTCGCGGTGAGCAAGCCGCGGGTGATGGCCGCCCTGGTCGAGGAGGCGGTCACCGTCGGCGACCTGGTCCGGCTGATGACCTTCCGGCAGGGCGAGGCGAACCTGGTCGAGATCACCCTGCCGCCCACCGCGCCGTACGTCGGCCAGCCGATCCACGCGGTGCCGCTGCCCCGGGACGCCGCCCTGGTGGCGATCCTGCGCGGCAAGCGGGTGCTGGTGCCGAGCCCGGACGACCCGATCGAGGCCGGCGACGAGCTGGTCTTCGTGTGCACCGCCCAGGTGGAGGACGAGGTCCGCGCGGTGATCCTCGGCCCGGACAGCGTCGAGCGCACCCGCGGCAAGGGCTGA
- a CDS encoding potassium channel family protein, whose amino-acid sequence MHVVIMGCGRVGSTLAHSLESRGHSVAVIDQDADAFRRLGPDFAGITVTGAGFDGEVLRQAGIERADAFAAVSSGDNSNIISARLARETFGVSRVAARIYDQRRAQVYERLGIPTVATVRWTADRMLRHLVPEGNVEIFRDPTSTVSIVEVPVHKDWIGRSLRQLEEGVGARVAYLIRFGIGMLPTASTVVQEGDQVFMLVTDDIAGSVTSVAATPPEGGH is encoded by the coding sequence GTGCATGTCGTGATCATGGGCTGCGGCCGGGTCGGGTCGACCCTCGCCCACAGCCTGGAGTCCCGGGGGCACTCGGTGGCGGTGATCGACCAGGACGCGGACGCGTTCCGCCGCCTCGGCCCCGACTTCGCCGGCATCACCGTCACCGGCGCCGGCTTCGACGGTGAGGTGCTGCGCCAGGCCGGCATCGAGCGGGCGGACGCCTTCGCGGCCGTCTCCAGCGGCGACAACTCCAACATCATCTCGGCCCGGCTGGCGCGGGAGACCTTCGGCGTCTCCCGGGTCGCCGCCCGCATCTACGACCAGCGCCGGGCGCAGGTCTACGAGCGGCTCGGCATCCCCACCGTGGCCACCGTCCGGTGGACCGCCGACCGGATGCTGCGGCACCTGGTCCCCGAGGGGAACGTCGAGATCTTCCGGGACCCGACCAGCACCGTGTCGATCGTCGAGGTGCCGGTGCACAAGGACTGGATCGGCCGGTCGCTGCGGCAGCTGGAGGAGGGCGTCGGGGCCCGGGTGGCGTACCTGATCCGCTTCGGGATCGGGATGCTGCCGACCGCCTCCACCGTGGTGCAGGAGGGCGACCAGGTCTTCATGCTGGTGACCGACGACATCGCGGGTTCGGTCACGTCGGTGGCGGCGACGCCGCCGGAAGGAGGGCACTGA
- a CDS encoding APC family permease has product MASPTSLLKRLLVGRPFRSDRLQHTLLPKRIALPVFASDALSSVAYAPDEILLTLSIAGASAFVFSPWIALAVVVVMLTVVASYRQNVHAYPSGGGDYEVATVNLGPRAGLAVGSALLVDYVLTVAVSVSSGVANLGSVVPFVGTHKVMIAVLAVAVLTAINLRGLRESGTAFAIPTYGFIIVMVGMILTGLVRVFVLGDDLRAPSADLVIRPEHSVAGFALVFLLLRTFSSGCAALTGVEAISNGVPAFKAPKSRNAATTLLLLGTIAVSMLVGIIWLSRLTGLQFVEDPSQIVSGPDGYVQKTVTTQLGETVFGSGSALLFVVAGMTALILFLAANTAFNGFPVLGSILAQDRYLPRQFHTRGDRLAFSNGIVFLAVFAIVLIIGFQAEVTRLIQLYIVGVFVSFTLSQAGMIRHWNRHLRTERDPEARHRMIRSRAINSFGMAMTGIVLVIVLITKFLLGAWIAIAAMAVIYLLMLAIRRHYDRVAAELEPTEARGVLPARNHAIVLVSKVHQPTLRAIAYARATRPDTLTAVTVNVDEKDTRQLQEEWERREMPVPLTVVDSPYREITRPILNFVASTRRASPRDVVTVFIPEYVVGRWWENLLHNQSALRLKGRLLFEPGVMVTSVPWQLASTASKNLDRLDATLTRGPARGPRVAPRSTLPPTVPPVVSAPPGESGPAGERR; this is encoded by the coding sequence GTGGCCAGTCCCACCTCGCTGCTGAAGCGACTCCTCGTCGGTCGACCGTTCCGGTCCGACCGACTCCAGCACACCCTCCTCCCCAAGCGCATCGCGCTGCCGGTCTTCGCCTCCGACGCGCTCTCGAGCGTCGCGTACGCGCCGGACGAGATCCTGCTGACCCTCTCCATCGCGGGGGCGTCGGCGTTCGTGTTCTCGCCGTGGATCGCGCTCGCCGTCGTCGTGGTGATGCTCACCGTGGTGGCCAGTTACCGGCAGAACGTGCACGCGTACCCCTCGGGTGGCGGTGACTACGAGGTGGCCACGGTCAACCTCGGGCCGCGCGCCGGCCTGGCGGTGGGCAGCGCGCTGCTGGTCGACTACGTCCTCACCGTCGCCGTCTCGGTCTCCTCGGGCGTGGCCAACCTCGGCTCGGTGGTGCCCTTCGTGGGCACCCACAAGGTGATGATCGCGGTCCTCGCGGTGGCGGTGCTGACCGCGATCAACCTGCGCGGGCTGCGCGAGTCGGGGACCGCCTTCGCGATCCCCACCTACGGCTTCATCATCGTGATGGTCGGGATGATCCTCACCGGGCTGGTCCGGGTCTTCGTGCTCGGCGACGACCTGCGCGCCCCCAGCGCCGACCTGGTGATCCGCCCGGAGCACAGCGTGGCCGGCTTCGCGCTGGTCTTCCTGCTGCTGCGGACCTTCTCCTCCGGCTGCGCCGCGCTCACCGGTGTGGAGGCCATCTCCAACGGGGTGCCCGCGTTCAAGGCGCCGAAGAGCCGCAACGCGGCCACCACCCTGCTGCTGCTCGGCACCATCGCGGTGAGCATGCTGGTCGGCATCATCTGGCTGTCCCGGCTCACCGGGCTCCAGTTCGTCGAGGACCCCTCGCAGATCGTCTCCGGGCCCGACGGGTACGTGCAGAAGACCGTCACCACCCAGCTCGGCGAGACGGTCTTCGGCTCCGGTTCGGCGCTGCTCTTCGTCGTCGCCGGGATGACCGCGCTGATCCTCTTCCTGGCCGCGAACACCGCGTTCAACGGCTTCCCGGTGCTCGGCTCGATCCTGGCCCAGGACCGCTACCTGCCCCGGCAGTTCCACACCCGGGGCGACCGGCTGGCCTTCTCCAACGGCATCGTCTTCCTCGCCGTCTTCGCGATCGTGCTGATCATCGGGTTCCAGGCCGAGGTGACCCGGTTGATCCAGCTCTACATCGTCGGCGTCTTCGTCTCCTTCACGCTTTCCCAGGCCGGCATGATCCGACACTGGAACCGGCACCTGCGGACCGAGCGGGACCCGGAGGCGCGCCACCGGATGATCCGCTCCCGGGCCATCAACAGTTTCGGCATGGCGATGACCGGCATCGTGCTGGTCATCGTGCTGATCACCAAGTTCCTGCTCGGCGCCTGGATCGCGATCGCCGCGATGGCGGTGATCTACCTGCTGATGCTGGCCATCCGCCGGCACTACGACCGGGTCGCCGCCGAGCTGGAGCCGACCGAGGCGCGGGGCGTGCTGCCCGCCCGCAACCACGCCATCGTGCTGGTCAGCAAGGTGCATCAGCCGACCCTGCGGGCCATCGCGTACGCCCGGGCGACACGGCCGGACACGCTCACCGCGGTGACCGTGAACGTGGACGAGAAGGACACCCGCCAGCTCCAGGAGGAGTGGGAGCGGCGGGAGATGCCGGTCCCGCTGACCGTGGTCGACTCGCCGTACCGGGAGATCACCCGGCCGATCCTCAACTTCGTGGCCTCCACCCGCCGGGCGTCGCCGCGCGACGTGGTCACCGTCTTCATCCCCGAGTACGTGGTCGGCCGCTGGTGGGAGAACCTGCTGCACAACCAGAGCGCACTGCGGCTCAAGGGCCGGCTGCTCTTCGAGCCGGGGGTGATGGTGACCAGCGTGCCGTGGCAGCTCGCCTCGACCGCCAGCAAGAACCTGGACCGGCTGGACGCCACGCTCACCCGCGGCCCGGCGCGCGGGCCGCGGGTCGCCCCGCGCAGCACCCTGCCGCCGACCGTCCCGCCGGTGGTCTCCGCGCCGCCCGGCGAGAGCGGCCCGGCCGGGGAGCGCCGGTGA
- a CDS encoding class I SAM-dependent RNA methyltransferase codes for MTADEAVGARRGLEEAERVELTVDAVAPGGHCVARLDGQVVFVRHALPGERVVAEVTEVHRGFARADAVEILEASPDRVEAPCPYAKPGRCGGCDLQHVAPGAQLAWKTAVVREQLTRLGGLTDAEIDGLGVRVEALPGGLLGWRSRVRYAVDGAGRAGLLKHRSHEVVPIDRCLIAHPAIQELPVLTPSGARWPDADAVETVASTGGDVSVVALAEGVPTPVSGPAVVREVAAGRDWRLPASGFWQVHPAAADTLVGAVLDLLDPRPGETAWDLYGGAGLFAAALAGRVGEARVTLVESSAEGVAAARENLADLPRVEVVAARVETALARRRVTGPVDVVVLDPPRSGAGAQVVRDVVAARPRAVAYVACDPAAFARDVRTFTGLGWRLAALRGFDLFPMTQHVELVGLLLPPD; via the coding sequence GTGACCGCCGATGAGGCCGTCGGCGCGCGGCGAGGGCTGGAGGAGGCCGAGCGGGTCGAGCTGACCGTGGACGCGGTCGCGCCGGGCGGGCACTGCGTGGCCCGGCTCGACGGCCAGGTGGTCTTCGTGCGGCACGCGCTCCCCGGCGAGCGGGTGGTGGCCGAGGTGACCGAGGTGCACCGGGGCTTCGCCCGGGCGGACGCGGTGGAGATCCTGGAGGCCTCCCCGGACCGCGTCGAGGCGCCCTGCCCGTACGCGAAGCCGGGCCGCTGCGGCGGCTGCGACCTGCAGCACGTGGCGCCCGGGGCGCAGCTGGCCTGGAAGACCGCCGTGGTGCGCGAGCAGCTCACCCGGCTGGGTGGGCTGACCGACGCCGAAATCGACGGGCTCGGCGTCCGGGTCGAGGCGCTGCCCGGCGGGCTGCTGGGCTGGCGCTCCCGGGTCCGGTACGCGGTCGACGGCGCCGGCCGGGCCGGGCTGCTCAAGCACCGCTCGCACGAGGTGGTGCCGATCGACCGCTGCCTGATCGCCCACCCGGCGATCCAGGAGCTGCCGGTGCTCACCCCCAGCGGCGCCCGCTGGCCGGACGCGGACGCGGTCGAGACGGTCGCCTCCACCGGCGGCGATGTCAGCGTGGTGGCGCTGGCCGAGGGGGTCCCCACGCCGGTCAGCGGACCGGCGGTGGTGCGCGAGGTGGCCGCCGGGCGGGACTGGCGGCTGCCCGCGTCGGGCTTCTGGCAGGTCCACCCGGCCGCGGCGGACACCCTGGTCGGCGCGGTCCTCGACCTGCTCGACCCGCGCCCCGGGGAGACCGCCTGGGACCTGTACGGCGGCGCCGGGCTCTTCGCCGCGGCCCTGGCCGGCCGGGTCGGCGAGGCCCGGGTCACCCTGGTCGAGTCGTCCGCGGAGGGCGTGGCCGCGGCCCGGGAGAACCTGGCCGACCTGCCCCGGGTGGAGGTGGTCGCGGCCCGGGTGGAGACCGCGCTGGCCCGCCGCCGGGTCACCGGCCCGGTCGACGTGGTGGTGCTCGACCCGCCGCGCTCCGGCGCGGGCGCCCAGGTGGTGCGGGACGTGGTGGCCGCCCGTCCGCGCGCGGTGGCGTACGTCGCCTGCGACCCGGCCGCCTTCGCCCGGGACGTGCGTACCTTCACCGGGCTGGGCTGGCGGCTGGCCGCGCTGCGCGGCTTCGACCTGTTCCCGATGACCCAGCACGTCGAGCTGGTGGGGCTGCTCCTGCCGCCGGACTGA
- a CDS encoding anhydro-N-acetylmuramic acid kinase, translated as MKIVGLMSGTSYDGVDVAAAEFTRDGETLRLRPLGTASLDYDDGLRAEIGALLPPGGTTIEAVCRLDNRLGDVFAEAAAIGVELAGGRADAVVSPGQTVFHWVEAGRARGTLQLGAPARVAARVGVPVLSDLRSADVAAGGQGAPLVPAFDALLLDPSAGPRAALNLGGIANLTVVAPGAPVLGYDVGPANALLDAAARRLLGRPCDLDGARAAAGRVHPGLLELLLAEPYYAAAPPKSTGKELFHAGYLDDRLAALGAPVAADDVLATLTELTARTVAAECDRHRVTEVVAAGGGVRNPTLRGRLAALGAGRWRLRTTDELGVPAQAKEAYAFALLGWLSWHGLPGAIPSVTGARRVAVLGSWTPAGPAYAAVPPEPPRRLVITG; from the coding sequence ATGAAGATCGTCGGGCTGATGTCGGGGACCTCGTACGACGGGGTGGACGTGGCCGCGGCCGAGTTCACCCGCGACGGGGAGACGCTGCGGCTGCGGCCGCTCGGCACGGCCAGCCTGGACTACGACGACGGGCTGCGGGCCGAGATCGGCGCGCTGCTGCCGCCGGGCGGCACCACCATCGAGGCGGTCTGCCGGCTGGACAACCGGCTCGGCGACGTCTTCGCCGAGGCGGCGGCGATCGGCGTGGAGCTGGCCGGGGGCCGGGCCGACGCGGTGGTCTCGCCGGGGCAGACCGTCTTCCACTGGGTCGAGGCGGGCCGGGCCCGGGGCACCCTGCAGCTCGGCGCGCCGGCCCGGGTGGCCGCGCGGGTCGGCGTACCGGTCCTCAGCGACCTGCGGTCGGCGGACGTCGCGGCCGGCGGGCAGGGCGCGCCGCTGGTGCCGGCCTTCGACGCGCTGCTGCTCGACCCGTCCGCCGGGCCGCGGGCCGCGCTCAACCTCGGCGGCATCGCCAACCTCACCGTGGTCGCGCCCGGCGCGCCCGTCCTCGGGTACGACGTGGGCCCGGCCAACGCGCTGCTCGACGCGGCCGCCCGCCGGCTCCTCGGCCGCCCCTGCGACCTCGACGGGGCCCGCGCGGCGGCCGGGCGGGTGCACCCCGGGCTGCTGGAGCTGCTGCTCGCCGAGCCCTACTACGCGGCGGCCCCGCCCAAGTCGACCGGCAAGGAGCTGTTCCACGCGGGCTACCTGGACGACCGGCTGGCCGCGCTGGGCGCGCCGGTGGCCGCCGACGACGTGCTGGCCACGCTGACCGAGTTGACCGCCCGCACGGTGGCCGCCGAGTGCGACCGGCACCGGGTCACCGAGGTGGTCGCCGCCGGCGGCGGGGTGCGCAATCCCACACTCCGGGGCCGGCTGGCCGCGCTCGGCGCCGGCCGCTGGCGGCTGCGCACCACCGACGAGCTCGGCGTGCCGGCGCAGGCCAAGGAGGCGTACGCGTTCGCCCTGCTCGGCTGGCTCTCCTGGCACGGCCTGCCCGGGGCGATCCCGTCGGTGACCGGGGCGCGGCGGGTCGCCGTGCTCGGCTCGTGGACCCCGGCCGGGCCGGCGTACGCCGCCGTCCCGCCGGAGCCGCCGCGCCGGCTGGTGATCACCGGCTGA